In Esox lucius isolate fEsoLuc1 chromosome 6, fEsoLuc1.pri, whole genome shotgun sequence, the following proteins share a genomic window:
- the LOC106024320 gene encoding skin secretory protein xP2 has protein sequence MDLYDPQTLGMMVFGGFMVVSALGIVLVSTFSMKETSYEEAMAKQRMELGKMAPLCQLTKKDKKKEKASEKKNRGKKKDDKPNGKLPESEPEVQVSDPEPAPVTATEPNLVPAPKADPNPAPEPAPVPTPKPAPKLSPKSSPKPASAPAPKPASAPAPKPASAPAPKPASAPAPKPASAPAPKPASAPAPKPASAPAPKPASAPAPKPASAPAPKPASAPAPKPASAPAPKPASAPAPKPASAPAPKPASAPAPKPASAVEVPPGPIPKKKKEKKLAKAGPAQLSPRRPL, from the exons ATGGACCTGTACGACCCTCAGACGCTGGGCATGATGGTGTTTGGAGGTTTCATGGTCGTCTCGGCCCTCGGCATCGTCCTGGTCTCCACGTTTTCCATGAAG GAGACTTCTTATGAGGAGGCAATGGCCAAGCAGCGTATGGAGCTGGGCAAGATGGCCCCGTTGTGTCAGCTGACCAAGAAGGACAAAAAGAAGGAGAAG GCATCGGAGAAGAAGAACCGCGGTAAGAAGAAGGATGATAAGCCCAATGGGAAGCTGCCAGAATCAGAACCAGAGGTCCAGGTGTCTGACCCTGAACCAGCCCCAGTCACTGCCACAGAACCCAACCTTGTTCCTGCACCTAAAGCAGACCCCAATCCTGCCCCTGAACCTGCTCCTGTTCCAACCCCTAAACCTGCCCCTAAATTGTCCCCTAAATCCTCCCCCAAGCCCGCCTCCGCGCCGGCCCCCAAGCCCGCCTCCGCGCCGGCCCCCAAGCCCGCCTCCGCCCCGGCCCCCAAGCCCGCCTCCGCCCCGGCCCCCAAGCCCGCCTCCGCCCCGGCCCCCAAGCCCGCCTCCGCGCCGGCCCCCAAGCCCGCCTCCGCGCCGGCCCCCAAGCCCGCCTCCGCGCCGGCCCCCAAGCCCGCCTCCGCGCCGGCCCCCAAGCCCGCCTCCGCGCCGGCCCCCAAGCCCGCCTCCGCGCCGGCCCCCAAGCCCGCCTCCGCCCCGGCCCCCAAGCCCGCCTCCGCCCCGGCCCCCAAGCCCGCCTCCGCGCCGGCCCCCAAGCCCGCCTCCGCTGTTGAGGTCCCTCCAGGGCCCATTCcaaagaagaagaaggagaagaagcTGGCTAAGGCAGGTCCAGCCCAG CTGTCACCACGGAGACCCCTGTGA
- the snx5 gene encoding sorting nexin-5, with product MTSTLDDSEKEKARSVSVDLNNDASLLIDIPDALCERDKVKFTVHTKTTLSCFQKLDFSVPRQHEDFIWLHDTLVETEDYAGLIIPPAPPKPDFESPREKMHKLGEGEATMTKEEYSKMKQELEAEYLAVFKKTVQVHEVFLQRLSSHPILSKDRNFQIFLEYDQDLSVRRKNAKETFGSFFKNMVKSADEVIISGIKEVDDFFEQEKTFLLDYSSKIKDSTAKAEKMTRSHKNVADDYIHISATLSSLSVDDNTALKKHLEKFADLFEKLRKVEGRVASDEELKLTELLRYYMRDIQAAKDLLYRRARALADYENSNKALDKARLKSKDMAQAEEHQQQCLQKFDKLSESGKRELTSFKGRRVVAFRKNLIEMAELEIKHAKNNMALLQGCIELLKSN from the exons GCTCGCTCTGTGTCTGTGGACCTGAATAACGACGCCTCTCTTCTCATTGACATCCCTGACGCTCTCTGTGAACGAGACAAGGTCAAGTTCACAGTTCACACCAAG ACCACCCTGAGTTGCTTCCAGAAGCTAGACTTCTCTGTTCCTAGGCAACACGAGGATTTTATCTGGCTCCATGACACGCTGGTTGAGACTGAGGACTATGCTGGACTCATC ATCCCTCCAGCCCCCCCGAAGCCTGACTTTGAGAGCCCCAGGGAGAAGATGCATAAACTGGGAGAGGGGGAAGCTACTATGACCAAGGAGGAGTACAGCAAGATGAAGCAGGAGTTGGAGGC TGAGTATCTGGCTGTATTTAAGAAGACCGTACAAGTCCACGAGGTGTTTCTGCAGCGACTCTCCTCTCACCCGATCCTGAGCAAGGACCGGAACTTCCAGATATTCCTCGAGTATGACCAGGAT CTGAGTGTGCGGAGGAAGAACGCCAAGGAGACGTTTGGAAGTTTCTTCAAGAACATGGTGAAGAGTGCTGACGAGGTCATCATCTCGGGGATAAAG gAAGTGGATGACTTCTTTGAGCAGGAGAAGACGTTTCTCCTTGATTACTCTTCAAAGATCAAAGACTCTACAGCCAAAGCAGAGAAAATGACGCGCTCTCATAAAA ATGTGGCCGATGATTACATCCACATCTCTGCCACTCTGAGCAGTCTCTCTGTCGATGACAACACGGCACTTAAAAA GCACCTTGAGAAGTTTGCAGACCTGTTTGAGAAACTGCGG AAAGTGGAAGGTCGAGTGGCGTCGGACGAGGAGCTGAAACTCACAGAGCTGTTGAGGTACTACATGAGGGACATCCAGGCTGCTAAG gaCCTGTTATACCGGCGCGCCAGGGCTCTGGCGGACTACGAGAACTCCAACAAGGCCCTGGACAAGGCCCGCCTGAAGAGCAAAGACATGGCTCAGGCCGAGGAGCACCAACAACAGTGCCTGCAGAAGTTTGACAAGCTGTCAGAGTCGGGaaaaagag AGTTGACCAGCTTTAAGGGCAGAAGAGTGGTTGCATTCCGTAAGAACCTCATAGAGATGGCAGAGTTGGAGATCAAGCACGCGAAG AACAACATGGCACTGCTGCAGGGCTGCATTGAGCTTCTGAAGAGCAACTGA